In Thermococcus sp. CX2, the genomic stretch AACGGGAACCAGAAGGTGTTTCCAAAGTCTCCGATAGCATAAACCAGCAGCGCCAGCCAGAACGGCGGTGAGAGCGCCATGACGAGGGCATAGACCGCGTTGAGGAACATTCCAAGGCCTATCGCCTGAAAGCCCTTCCCCTTCGGAACCCTCTCGCTGGCGTAGGTTCCAATTATCGAGGCCAGACTGCTCGCGCAGGCTATCAGCGTTACCTCGAAGACCGTCTTGTGGAGCACAAAGACAACGTAGTTGATGAGCACCAGCTCAGGCGCGAGGGACCACGCCAGAGTCAGCAGCGCTTCAAAGGCCAGCAGGAGCTTGAACTCGCCGACCCTGAAGGTGAAGCCCTCAGGGGTTAGCCTCTTCTCTTTGCCAACCGACGGAAGGAAGAGCCAGATGTATGCAATCGTGAAGAGCGAGAGGAGGCCAAAGGCGATGAAGGCCAGTCGATAGTGCTCCGCCGAGCTCCAGACGTAGCCGAAGAGGTAGCCGAGGATTGGGAAGGTTACCAGCCTGCTGATTTCGGGCAGGCGCAGGTGCCAGGCGAAGATTTCTTCGTACCTGTCCTCCGGGTAGATAATCTGCTCATAGGCACGGTAAAGAGGGTAAAGCACCGTCGAGAGCTTCTCGACTGTTCTTCCCGCAAAGAACATGACCGGAGCTATAGCACCTTTGGCAAAGCCGTAGAGGACGTAGGCTATTCCGTCGAGGGCGTCAATTACCATCAGCCCTTTCTTGATGTCCCATCTGTTGAACGCCCTGCCGAGGAGATA encodes the following:
- a CDS encoding MFS transporter: MRWSEIPRDAKAYMLYHTIIAPQLIVWILLPLYMMYSGYSVLEVGAFFTAVNIIAIPLTYLLGRAFNRWDIKKGLMVIDALDGIAYVLYGFAKGAIAPVMFFAGRTVEKLSTVLYPLYRAYEQIIYPEDRYEEIFAWHLRLPEISRLVTFPILGYLFGYVWSSAEHYRLAFIAFGLLSLFTIAYIWLFLPSVGKEKRLTPEGFTFRVGEFKLLLAFEALLTLAWSLAPELVLINYVVFVLHKTVFEVTLIACASSLASIIGTYASERVPKGKGFQAIGLGMFLNAVYALVMALSPPFWLALLVYAIGDFGNTFWFPFYRSWQFSLIPKERASEFHAAISSYNRLIALVTPFIAGALASVHATLPYAASLVLFLLAGVLFVRGEAFRKAKVRNSPR